One Streptomyces sp. NBC_01217 genomic region harbors:
- a CDS encoding cytochrome P450 family protein, with the protein MSDASGRADVDVDLRGVEDFTANPYPYYEKLRAAGPVHTVRTDEFDRIWLVVGYGEARAALADQRLGKEWRGLMDRPVENQPIFANMLELDAPHHTRLRKLITREFTARRVESLRPRVQQITDELLDAMVPAGRADLVDALAFPLPMTVICELIGVPDLDRRTFRRLTNDIVTPATPLQDGEAVVAMGAYLTELIEDKRCSPGDDLLSALVRARDEEGDGLSPDELVGMAFLLLVAGHETTVNLISNGVRALLRHPDQLAALRADFGLIDGAVEEMLRYDGPVETATFRFAREPVEIGRRVIPAGDPVLVSLAGADRDPGRYPEPDRFDIRRETQGHLAFGHGVHFCLGAPLARMEGRIAIRTLLERCPGLAPDADAGEPDWLPGMLIRGVRALPVRW; encoded by the coding sequence ATGTCCGATGCCAGTGGCCGTGCCGATGTCGACGTCGATCTGCGCGGGGTCGAGGACTTCACCGCGAATCCCTATCCGTACTACGAGAAACTGCGCGCGGCAGGTCCCGTGCACACCGTCCGTACCGACGAGTTCGACCGGATCTGGCTCGTGGTGGGGTACGGCGAGGCCCGCGCCGCCCTCGCCGACCAGCGCCTCGGCAAGGAGTGGCGGGGGCTGATGGACCGGCCCGTCGAGAACCAGCCGATCTTCGCCAACATGCTGGAGCTGGACGCACCGCACCACACCCGGCTGCGCAAGCTCATCACCCGGGAGTTCACCGCACGCCGGGTCGAGTCCCTGCGCCCACGCGTCCAGCAGATCACCGATGAACTCCTCGACGCGATGGTGCCCGCCGGGCGCGCCGATCTCGTGGACGCGCTCGCCTTCCCGCTGCCCATGACCGTCATCTGCGAACTGATCGGCGTGCCGGACCTGGACCGCAGGACCTTTCGCCGGCTGACGAACGACATCGTCACCCCGGCCACGCCGCTGCAGGACGGCGAGGCAGTGGTCGCCATGGGCGCCTACCTCACCGAACTCATCGAGGACAAGCGCTGCTCGCCCGGTGACGACCTGCTGAGCGCACTGGTGAGGGCGCGTGACGAGGAGGGCGACGGGCTCTCGCCCGACGAACTCGTTGGCATGGCGTTCCTGCTGCTCGTCGCGGGCCACGAGACCACGGTCAACCTGATCTCCAACGGGGTACGGGCCCTGCTCCGCCACCCGGACCAACTGGCCGCGCTCCGCGCGGACTTCGGTCTGATCGACGGGGCTGTCGAGGAGATGCTGCGCTACGACGGGCCGGTGGAGACCGCCACGTTCCGCTTCGCCCGCGAACCGGTCGAGATCGGCCGGAGGGTCATTCCGGCGGGCGATCCGGTGCTGGTCTCCCTGGCGGGCGCCGACCGGGACCCCGGCCGCTACCCGGAACCGGACCGCTTCGACATCCGCCGCGAGACCCAGGGGCACCTGGCCTTCGGGCACGGCGTGCACTTCTGCCTGGGCGCGCCGCTGGCCCGGATGGAGGGCCGGATCGCGATCCGTACGCTGCTGGAGCGGTGCCCCGGTCTCGCACCGGACGCGGACGCCGGGGAGCCGGACTGGCTCCCGGGAATGCTGATCCGAGGGGTGCGCGCGCTGCCCGTCCGCTGGTGA
- a CDS encoding PaaI family thioesterase has protein sequence MTGLDVQTARKVLGSQPFSGLVGARITAFGDGAATLEVDIRQELQQQNGFLHGGVLAYAADNSITFAAGTTLGPAVLTGGFSIQYIRPATGRTLVAHAEVVHSGRRQAVVRCELFAVAEDGAKTLCAVAQGTVLSATPS, from the coding sequence ATGACCGGACTTGATGTGCAGACGGCGCGGAAGGTCCTCGGCAGCCAGCCGTTCAGCGGGCTCGTCGGGGCGCGGATCACCGCCTTCGGGGACGGCGCCGCCACCCTCGAAGTGGACATCCGCCAAGAACTCCAGCAGCAGAACGGCTTTCTGCACGGCGGAGTCCTGGCCTACGCGGCCGACAACTCGATCACCTTCGCCGCCGGGACCACCCTCGGACCGGCCGTACTGACCGGGGGCTTCTCCATCCAGTACATACGGCCCGCCACCGGGCGCACGCTCGTCGCCCACGCCGAAGTCGTGCACTCCGGCCGCCGCCAGGCCGTGGTCCGCTGCGAGCTGTTCGCCGTGGCGGAGGACGGGGCGAAGACGCTCTGCGCGGTCGCCCAGGGGACCGTACTGTCCGCCACGCCGTCCTGA
- a CDS encoding Gfo/Idh/MocA family protein, translated as MRIGLIGTGRIGSFHAGVLARHPAVDSLVVTDTDRARAAGVAERLGATAADSAGELFGAGVDAVVIASATSAHAELIGRAARAGLPAFCEKPIALDLPGTLSALCEVDRAGSVLQLGFMRRFDAGYTAARTAVRAGALGRLHTVRAMTMDPAPPPAAYLPLSGGLYRDCLVHDFDMLRWVTGREVTEVYATGSDAGPAMFRAAGDVDTAAALLTLDDGTLATATATRCNGAGYDVRMELAGELDQITVGLDDRTPLTSAEPRGPAAPLSPWPGFLDRFAPAYEAELDAFVRVVRGELANPCDGREAWYALLIAEACEVSRRERRPVEIAEIAEIADGAAARSGARAAG; from the coding sequence ATGCGTATCGGACTCATCGGCACCGGCCGGATCGGTTCCTTCCACGCGGGCGTGCTGGCCCGCCATCCCGCGGTGGACTCCCTGGTGGTCACGGACACCGACCGGGCGCGGGCGGCCGGGGTCGCGGAGCGTCTCGGCGCGACGGCCGCGGACAGCGCCGGTGAGCTGTTCGGCGCGGGGGTGGACGCGGTGGTGATCGCCTCGGCCACATCGGCCCACGCGGAACTGATCGGCCGGGCCGCGCGTGCGGGGCTGCCCGCGTTCTGCGAGAAACCGATCGCCCTGGACCTGCCGGGAACGCTGAGCGCGCTGTGCGAGGTCGACCGGGCGGGGAGCGTGCTCCAGCTGGGCTTCATGCGCAGGTTCGACGCGGGATACACGGCGGCGCGTACCGCCGTGCGGGCCGGGGCCCTGGGCAGGCTGCACACCGTACGGGCGATGACCATGGACCCCGCGCCGCCGCCCGCCGCGTATCTGCCGCTCTCCGGCGGGCTGTACCGGGACTGTCTGGTCCATGACTTCGACATGCTGCGGTGGGTGACGGGCCGTGAAGTGACGGAGGTGTACGCCACCGGGTCGGATGCCGGGCCCGCGATGTTCCGGGCCGCGGGCGACGTCGACACGGCGGCGGCCCTGCTGACGCTGGACGACGGCACCCTCGCCACGGCGACGGCCACCCGCTGCAACGGCGCCGGTTACGACGTACGGATGGAACTGGCGGGCGAGCTCGACCAGATCACGGTCGGCCTGGACGACCGTACGCCGCTCACCTCAGCGGAACCGCGGGGCCCCGCCGCACCGCTCAGCCCCTGGCCGGGCTTCCTGGACCGGTTCGCCCCGGCGTACGAGGCGGAACTGGACGCGTTCGTACGGGTGGTGCGGGGCGAGCTGGCCAATCCGTGCGACGGGCGCGAGGCGTGGTACGCGCTGCTGATCGCGGAGGCGTGCGAGGTGTCCCGCCGGGAGCGGCGCCCCGTGGAGATCGCGGAGATCGCGGAGATCGCCGACGGGGCGGCCGCCCGGTCCGGCGCCCGCGCCGCGGGGTGA
- a CDS encoding GntR family transcriptional regulator: MPKPTTDPAALELGVDRSSPVPLYYQLAQQLEAAVEQGRLAPGSLLGNEIELAARLGLSRPTVRQAIQSLVDKGLMVRRRGVGTQVVHSRVRRPLELSSLYDDLEAAGGHPTTRVLRNTVEPADVLVADALGVAEGTDVHLVERLRYAHDEPLALLRNHLPLGIVDLTTERLETTGLYRVMRGVGITLHSARQTVGARLATADEAAALAEAEGAALLTMERTTFDDTGRAVEFGSHIYRASRYSFDFQLLVR, encoded by the coding sequence GTGCCCAAACCCACCACCGACCCCGCCGCACTCGAACTCGGTGTGGACCGCTCCAGCCCGGTTCCTCTCTACTACCAGCTGGCCCAGCAGCTGGAGGCGGCCGTCGAACAGGGCAGGCTCGCCCCCGGCAGCCTCCTCGGCAACGAGATCGAGCTCGCGGCCCGGCTCGGCCTCTCCCGGCCCACCGTCCGCCAGGCCATCCAGTCACTGGTCGACAAGGGGCTGATGGTCCGTCGCCGCGGCGTCGGCACCCAGGTCGTGCACAGCAGGGTCAGGCGCCCGCTCGAACTGAGCAGCCTGTACGACGACCTGGAGGCCGCGGGCGGGCACCCCACGACCCGCGTCCTGCGCAACACCGTCGAGCCCGCCGATGTCCTGGTCGCCGACGCCCTCGGAGTCGCGGAGGGCACCGACGTACACCTCGTCGAGCGGCTGCGCTACGCGCACGACGAGCCGCTGGCACTCCTGCGCAACCACCTGCCGCTCGGGATCGTCGACCTGACCACCGAGCGGCTGGAGACCACCGGCCTCTACCGGGTGATGCGCGGCGTGGGCATCACCCTGCACAGCGCCCGCCAGACCGTCGGCGCCCGGCTCGCCACCGCCGACGAGGCGGCCGCACTCGCCGAGGCCGAGGGAGCAGCCCTGCTGACCATGGAGCGCACCACCTTCGACGACACCGGGCGGGCGGTCGAATTCGGCTCCCACATCTACCGGGCCTCGCGCTACTCCTTCGATTTCCAGCTGCTCGTACGGTGA
- a CDS encoding sugar ABC transporter substrate-binding protein, translating to MRTSRRTATLITAAAIGIGLTVTGCSGSGGKSSEEKPQGASGGGKAASTPRLKIAMVTHSGEGDTFWDIVQSGAKQAAAKDNVEFLYSANKEGKEQAQLVQAAIDQKVDGIVVTLAKPEAVKDVVAKAVKAGIPVVTINSGAQFSKEAGALGHIGQDEKVAGEAVGEELNERGRKKAVCVIHEQGNVSLEERCAGVRKTFRGTVENLNVEGTNMPASTSSIEAKLQADRGIDAVVTLGAPFAAASVKAKEGSGSTAEVDTFDLNAEVVRRLKAKEVGFAVDQQPYLQGYLAIDELWLNKTNGNVIGGGKPVLTGPAIVTADDVPQLEEYTARGTR from the coding sequence ATGCGTACCAGTCGCAGGACAGCAACCCTGATCACCGCGGCCGCCATCGGCATCGGCCTCACCGTCACCGGATGCAGCGGCTCCGGGGGCAAGAGCTCCGAGGAGAAGCCCCAGGGGGCGAGCGGCGGAGGCAAGGCGGCCTCCACACCCCGCCTGAAGATCGCGATGGTCACGCACTCGGGGGAGGGCGACACCTTCTGGGACATCGTGCAGAGCGGCGCGAAACAGGCGGCGGCCAAGGACAACGTCGAGTTCCTGTACTCGGCGAACAAGGAGGGCAAGGAACAGGCCCAGCTCGTCCAGGCCGCCATCGACCAGAAGGTCGACGGCATCGTCGTCACCCTCGCCAAGCCGGAAGCGGTCAAGGACGTCGTCGCCAAGGCCGTGAAGGCCGGCATACCCGTCGTGACCATCAACTCGGGCGCGCAGTTCTCCAAGGAGGCCGGTGCGCTCGGACACATCGGGCAGGACGAGAAGGTCGCGGGCGAGGCCGTCGGCGAGGAGCTCAACGAGCGGGGCCGCAAGAAGGCCGTCTGCGTCATCCACGAGCAGGGCAACGTGTCGCTGGAGGAGCGCTGCGCCGGGGTGCGCAAGACCTTCAGGGGCACCGTCGAGAACCTCAACGTCGAGGGCACCAACATGCCCGCCTCCACCTCCTCGATCGAGGCGAAGCTCCAGGCGGACCGGGGCATCGACGCCGTCGTCACCCTCGGCGCGCCCTTCGCCGCCGCGTCCGTGAAGGCCAAGGAGGGCTCGGGCAGCACGGCGGAGGTCGACACCTTCGATCTGAACGCCGAGGTCGTCAGGCGGCTGAAGGCGAAGGAGGTCGGCTTCGCCGTCGACCAGCAGCCCTACCTCCAGGGCTATCTCGCCATCGACGAACTGTGGCTGAACAAGACCAACGGAAACGTCATCGGCGGCGGAAAGCCGGTGCTCACAGGCCCGGCGATCGTCACCGCCGACGACGTACCACAGCTGGAGGAATACACCGCGCGCGGCACCCGATGA
- a CDS encoding sugar ABC transporter substrate-binding protein has protein sequence MARVRTGVRAMGAVLAAVLGASLVGCSSTGGKRAEERAARAAAEGRSAVDTPRWTFAMVTHSGDGDTFWDIVQRGAEQAAVKDNIKFLYSHNDEAQQQAQLVQAAIDQKVDGLIVTLAKPDAMKDVVAKATRAGIPVITVNSGSAESKRFGALTHIGQDESIAGEAVGEELNARGRKKALCILHEQGNVGHEQRCAGAGKTFDGQMQNLYVEGTNMPDVQASIEAKLQADKDIDAVVTLGAPFADAAVKAKRTAGSKAEIDTFDLNAKVATALEDKTLGFAVDQQPYLQGYEAVDLLWLYRYNGNVLGGGRPVLTGPQIITSKDAAELAEYTKRGTR, from the coding sequence GTGGCAAGGGTTCGGACAGGGGTACGTGCGATGGGCGCCGTGCTTGCGGCGGTGCTCGGGGCTTCCCTCGTGGGATGCAGCAGCACCGGCGGCAAGCGGGCGGAGGAGCGCGCGGCCCGGGCCGCCGCCGAGGGCCGGTCCGCGGTGGACACGCCCCGCTGGACCTTCGCCATGGTCACCCACTCGGGCGACGGCGACACCTTCTGGGACATCGTCCAGCGGGGCGCCGAGCAGGCCGCCGTCAAGGACAACATCAAGTTCCTGTACTCGCACAACGACGAGGCGCAGCAGCAGGCCCAGCTCGTCCAGGCCGCCATCGACCAGAAGGTCGACGGGCTGATCGTCACCCTCGCCAAGCCCGACGCGATGAAGGACGTCGTCGCCAAGGCCACCAGGGCCGGAATCCCGGTGATCACGGTGAACTCGGGCTCCGCGGAGTCCAAGCGGTTCGGCGCGCTCACCCACATCGGCCAGGACGAGTCCATCGCGGGCGAGGCCGTCGGCGAGGAGCTCAACGCACGGGGCCGCAAGAAGGCTCTGTGCATCCTGCACGAGCAGGGCAACGTGGGCCACGAACAGCGCTGCGCCGGAGCGGGGAAGACGTTCGACGGACAGATGCAGAACCTGTACGTCGAAGGCACCAACATGCCCGACGTCCAGGCGTCCATCGAGGCCAAGCTCCAGGCCGACAAGGACATCGACGCGGTCGTCACCCTCGGTGCGCCGTTCGCCGACGCCGCCGTCAAGGCCAAGCGGACCGCGGGCAGCAAGGCCGAGATCGACACCTTCGACCTGAACGCCAAGGTCGCCACGGCCCTTGAGGACAAGACCCTCGGCTTCGCCGTCGACCAGCAGCCCTACCTCCAGGGGTACGAGGCCGTGGACCTGCTCTGGCTCTACCGCTACAACGGCAATGTGCTCGGCGGCGGCCGCCCGGTCCTCACCGGACCGCAGATCATCACCTCGAAGGACGCCGCCGAGCTGGCGGAATACACGAAGCGGGGGACCCGATGA
- a CDS encoding ABC transporter permease, translated as MSTIAGPPAQAGTDERLLRTSTLRGLLGRPELGSVVGAAAVFIFFSIVADSFLRASSLGTVLYAASTIGIMAAPVALLMIGGEFDLSAGVLVTSSALISSMFSYQMTANVWVGVLVSLLVTLAIGAFNGFMLTRTKLPSFIITLGTFLMLTGLNLGFTKLISDTVSTKTIADMEGFDSARRVFASQWTIGGVEFKVTILWWAALVAIATWILLRTRFGNWIFAVGGEAGAARAVGVPVIRTKIGLYLGVAFAAWVSGQHLLFSFDVVQSGEGVGNELIYIIAAVIGGCLITGGYGSAIGSAVGAFIFGMTSKGIVYAEWNPDWFKFFLGAMLLLATLLNAWVRKRAEATK; from the coding sequence ATGAGCACGATCGCCGGACCACCCGCCCAGGCCGGGACCGACGAGCGGCTGCTGCGCACCTCGACGCTGCGCGGACTCCTCGGCCGCCCCGAGCTGGGCTCGGTCGTCGGCGCCGCGGCCGTCTTCATCTTCTTCTCGATCGTCGCCGACAGCTTCCTGCGCGCCTCCAGCCTCGGCACGGTGCTGTACGCGGCCTCCACCATCGGGATCATGGCCGCGCCGGTGGCGCTGCTGATGATCGGCGGCGAGTTCGACCTCTCCGCCGGTGTGCTGGTCACCAGCTCCGCGCTGATCTCGTCGATGTTCAGCTACCAGATGACGGCCAACGTCTGGGTCGGCGTCCTGGTGTCGTTGCTGGTCACACTGGCCATCGGGGCGTTCAACGGCTTCATGCTGACCCGTACCAAACTGCCCAGCTTCATCATCACGCTCGGTACGTTCCTGATGCTGACCGGCCTCAACCTGGGCTTCACCAAGCTGATCAGCGACACCGTCTCGACGAAGACCATCGCCGACATGGAGGGCTTCGACTCGGCCCGTCGGGTCTTCGCCTCGCAGTGGACCATCGGCGGCGTCGAGTTCAAGGTCACCATCCTGTGGTGGGCCGCGCTCGTCGCGATCGCCACCTGGATCCTGCTCCGCACCCGCTTCGGCAACTGGATCTTCGCGGTCGGCGGCGAGGCCGGCGCGGCCCGCGCGGTCGGCGTCCCGGTGATCCGCACCAAGATCGGGCTCTACCTCGGGGTCGCCTTCGCCGCCTGGGTCTCCGGGCAGCATCTGCTGTTCTCGTTCGACGTGGTGCAGTCCGGCGAGGGCGTCGGCAACGAGCTGATCTACATCATCGCTGCCGTCATCGGCGGCTGTCTGATCACCGGTGGTTACGGCTCCGCCATCGGCTCCGCGGTCGGTGCCTTCATCTTCGGCATGACCAGCAAGGGCATCGTGTACGCGGAGTGGAACCCGGACTGGTTCAAGTTCTTCCTCGGAGCCATGCTGCTCCTGGCCACCCTGCTCAACGCATGGGTACGCAAGCGCGCGGAGGCGACGAAATGA
- a CDS encoding ATP-binding cassette domain-containing protein, translating into MTAPQAPAGPETPHRALVELDHVSKFYGNIKALTDVSLEVHAGEISCVLGDNGAGKSTLIKIIAGLHRHDAGTFRIEGEETTLANPRDALDRGIATVYQDLAVVPLMPVWRNFFLGSEPTTGAGPFKRLDVRLMRETTRSELLRMGIDLRDVDQPIGTLSGGERQCVAIARAVYFGAKVLVLDEPTAALGVKQSGVVLKYVAAARDAGLGVVLITHNPHHAYLVGDRFVLLKRGAMAGSHTRESITLDELTRQMAGGSELEELSHELERAPGPTHLGGHPVTDDPR; encoded by the coding sequence ATGACGGCCCCCCAGGCACCGGCCGGCCCGGAGACGCCCCACCGGGCGCTCGTCGAGCTGGACCACGTCAGCAAGTTCTACGGCAACATCAAGGCCCTGACGGACGTCTCGCTGGAGGTGCACGCGGGGGAGATCTCCTGTGTGCTCGGCGACAACGGCGCCGGCAAGTCCACCCTGATCAAGATCATCGCGGGACTCCACCGGCACGACGCCGGGACCTTCCGCATCGAGGGCGAGGAGACCACCCTCGCCAACCCGCGCGACGCCCTCGACCGCGGCATCGCCACGGTCTACCAGGACCTGGCCGTCGTCCCCCTGATGCCGGTCTGGCGGAACTTCTTCCTCGGCTCCGAGCCGACCACCGGCGCGGGCCCCTTCAAGCGCCTCGACGTGCGGCTGATGCGCGAGACGACCCGCTCCGAGCTGCTGCGCATGGGCATCGACCTGCGCGACGTCGACCAGCCGATCGGCACGCTCTCCGGCGGTGAGCGCCAATGCGTCGCCATCGCCCGGGCCGTCTACTTCGGCGCCAAGGTCCTCGTCCTGGACGAGCCCACCGCCGCGCTCGGCGTCAAGCAGTCCGGGGTCGTCCTCAAGTACGTCGCGGCCGCCCGCGACGCGGGTCTCGGCGTGGTCCTCATCACCCACAACCCGCACCACGCGTATCTCGTCGGTGACCGGTTCGTCCTGCTCAAGCGGGGCGCCATGGCCGGCAGCCACACCAGGGAGAGCATCACCCTGGACGAACTGACCCGCCAGATGGCGGGTGGCAGCGAGCTGGAGGAGCTCAGTCACGAGCTGGAGCGGGCCCCCGGCCCGACCCACCTCGGCGGCCACCCGGTGACCGACGACCCCCGGTAG
- a CDS encoding ROK family glucokinase yields MSTYRDFTHRGSARATVLRTVGTRERRSHLTAPRVPTVGIDIGGTKVMAGVVDADGNILEQLRAETPDKSKSPKVVEDTIVELVLDLCDRHDVHAVGIGAAGWVDADRSKVLFAPHLAWRDEPLRDALASRLVVPVMVDNDANTAAWAEWRFGAGRGEDHLVMITLGTGIGGAILEDGQVKRGKYGVAGEFGHMQVVPGGHRCPCGNRGCWEQYSSGNALVREARELAAADSPVAHGIIERVKGNIPDITGPLITELAREGDAMCVELLQDIGQWLGVGIANLAAALDPSCFVIGGGVSAADDLLIGPARDAFKRHLTGRGYRPEARIAKAQLGPEAGMVGAADLARLVARRFRRTNRRRVERYERYAQIYDQATSTIRNTRNTRTS; encoded by the coding sequence ATGAGCACGTACCGCGACTTCACGCACCGCGGCTCCGCCCGCGCCACCGTCCTGCGGACCGTAGGCACCCGCGAGCGGCGCTCGCACCTCACGGCGCCACGGGTCCCCACCGTCGGCATCGACATCGGGGGCACGAAGGTGATGGCCGGCGTCGTCGACGCCGACGGCAACATCCTGGAGCAGCTGCGCGCCGAGACGCCGGACAAGTCCAAGAGCCCCAAGGTCGTCGAGGACACCATCGTGGAGCTGGTCCTGGACCTCTGCGACCGGCACGATGTGCACGCCGTGGGCATCGGCGCGGCGGGCTGGGTCGACGCGGACCGCTCCAAGGTGCTGTTCGCCCCGCACCTCGCCTGGCGCGACGAACCGCTGCGCGACGCCCTCGCCTCCCGCCTCGTCGTCCCCGTCATGGTCGACAACGACGCCAACACCGCCGCCTGGGCGGAGTGGCGCTTCGGAGCGGGCCGCGGCGAGGACCACCTCGTCATGATCACGCTCGGCACCGGCATCGGCGGCGCGATCCTGGAGGACGGTCAGGTCAAGCGCGGCAAGTACGGCGTCGCCGGTGAGTTCGGCCACATGCAGGTGGTGCCGGGCGGCCACCGCTGCCCCTGCGGGAACCGCGGCTGCTGGGAGCAGTACAGCTCCGGCAACGCCCTGGTCCGCGAGGCCAGGGAACTGGCCGCGGCCGACTCCCCGGTGGCACACGGCATCATCGAGCGGGTCAAGGGGAACATCCCCGACATCACCGGACCGCTCATCACCGAACTCGCCCGCGAGGGCGATGCGATGTGCGTCGAGCTCCTCCAGGACATCGGGCAGTGGCTCGGCGTCGGCATCGCCAATCTGGCCGCCGCGCTCGACCCCTCCTGCTTCGTCATCGGAGGCGGCGTCAGCGCCGCCGACGACCTGCTGATCGGCCCCGCCAGGGACGCCTTCAAACGCCACCTCACCGGCCGCGGCTACCGCCCCGAGGCCCGGATCGCAAAGGCGCAGCTCGGCCCGGAGGCAGGTATGGTCGGCGCCGCCGACCTCGCCCGGCTGGTCGCCCGCAGATTCCGCCGTACCAACCGCCGCCGCGTCGAGCGGTACGAGCGGTACGCGCAGATCTACGACCAGGCCACGAGCACCATCCGTAACACGCGCAACACCCGCACCTCCTAG
- a CDS encoding sigma-54-dependent Fis family transcriptional regulator, with translation MDVANQRLRIAAARAGFLTSATEGSAVADAVPAVVAASWRRSRSAGVDAETAQATYFADLDTSSRLVRCARPIIDRLSQDTADTPLSIAVTDWKARVLTRVDTSRTIGLLLDNVSFAPGFEYAEGGIGTNGVGTVFESGLPVHIVGPEHFHERLQPFACAGAPIRDPISRRIEGVLDISCLTEHSSPLMHSLVRSAAHDIERNLLRDRSHCQQALFEAFIRVDTRTRTAVMAVGGTVVMANAVAQSLLTPAEQQSVQDHTRHFMGRRDRAVDQIELSTGKVVRIRGTRVLVGSDVAGLVAEVSLVSEHGSTQPEPPPAEHAVPALTVAAGDDGLSVPRALGSATLSGSGRSPLWVRACREIASALSRHEPLLVMGETGTGKFSLVAETYHRVNPGGRSLLIDASDLSHDTDAEVALEASTLPTLYILRNIDQLSTDSAERLNAFLLALADSDRLVYLAATLSEAGLDSDLPFHDLLVHFQQAVTVPALRHRTEDIPAVTAQVCRKNTGNRDVRVGPAALRVIARYSWPRNITQLEEALSAALLRRPVGDIQPEDLPGYCHNAARRRLTGMESIERDAIVKALHEADGNRLQAAAALGIARSSLYRKLKSFGITTI, from the coding sequence ATGGACGTCGCAAATCAGAGGCTGCGGATAGCCGCGGCCCGGGCCGGGTTCCTCACCTCCGCCACGGAGGGTTCGGCCGTGGCGGACGCCGTTCCGGCCGTGGTCGCCGCCTCCTGGCGGCGTTCACGCAGTGCGGGCGTGGACGCGGAGACCGCCCAGGCGACGTACTTCGCCGATCTCGACACCTCCTCCCGGCTGGTCCGCTGCGCGCGGCCGATCATCGACCGGCTGAGCCAGGACACCGCGGACACCCCGCTGAGCATCGCCGTGACGGACTGGAAGGCCCGGGTGCTCACCCGGGTCGACACCTCGCGCACGATCGGGCTGCTCCTCGACAACGTGTCGTTCGCCCCCGGGTTCGAGTACGCGGAGGGCGGTATCGGCACGAACGGCGTCGGGACGGTCTTCGAGTCCGGCCTGCCGGTCCACATCGTCGGGCCGGAGCACTTCCACGAGCGCCTGCAGCCGTTCGCCTGCGCCGGAGCGCCCATCCGCGACCCGATCAGCCGCCGCATCGAAGGGGTCCTCGACATCAGCTGTCTGACCGAGCACTCCAGTCCGCTGATGCACTCACTGGTCAGGTCGGCCGCCCATGACATCGAGCGCAATCTGCTGCGCGACCGCAGCCACTGCCAGCAGGCCCTGTTCGAGGCCTTCATCCGCGTCGACACCCGCACCCGCACGGCGGTCATGGCCGTCGGCGGCACCGTGGTGATGGCCAACGCCGTCGCCCAGAGCCTGCTCACCCCGGCGGAGCAGCAGAGCGTCCAGGACCACACGCGCCACTTCATGGGCCGGCGCGACCGTGCCGTGGACCAGATCGAGCTGAGCACCGGCAAGGTCGTCCGCATCCGGGGCACCCGGGTCCTGGTCGGCAGCGATGTGGCCGGTCTGGTGGCGGAGGTCTCCCTGGTGTCGGAGCACGGCTCCACGCAGCCGGAGCCGCCGCCCGCGGAGCACGCCGTGCCCGCGCTGACCGTGGCGGCCGGGGACGACGGGCTGAGCGTGCCCCGGGCACTCGGCTCCGCCACGCTGAGCGGCAGCGGCCGGTCGCCGCTGTGGGTCCGTGCCTGCCGGGAGATCGCTTCGGCCCTGTCCCGCCACGAGCCGCTCCTCGTGATGGGAGAGACCGGAACCGGCAAGTTCTCGCTCGTCGCCGAGACCTACCACCGGGTCAACCCCGGCGGGCGGAGCCTGCTCATCGACGCCTCGGACCTGTCGCACGACACCGACGCGGAGGTCGCCCTGGAAGCGAGCACCCTCCCCACCCTGTACATCCTCAGGAACATCGACCAGTTGTCGACGGACTCGGCGGAGCGGCTGAACGCCTTCCTGCTGGCGCTGGCCGACAGCGACCGGCTGGTCTACCTGGCGGCCACCCTGTCCGAAGCCGGCCTGGACTCCGATCTGCCCTTCCACGACCTCCTGGTGCACTTCCAGCAGGCCGTGACGGTGCCAGCCCTGCGCCACCGGACCGAGGACATCCCCGCCGTCACCGCACAGGTGTGCCGGAAGAACACCGGGAATCGGGACGTCCGGGTAGGCCCCGCCGCCCTGCGGGTGATCGCCCGGTACTCCTGGCCCCGCAACATCACCCAGCTGGAGGAGGCCCTGTCCGCCGCGCTGCTGCGGCGTCCGGTCGGCGACATCCAGCCCGAGGACCTGCCCGGCTACTGCCACAACGCGGCCCGGCGCAGGCTCACCGGGATGGAGAGCATCGAGCGCGACGCGATCGTCAAAGCTCTCCACGAGGCCGACGGGAACCGCCTCCAGGCCGCCGCGGCCCTTGGTATCGCCCGCTCGTCGTTGTACCGCAAGCTCAAGAGCTTCGGTATCACGACCATCTGA